CGCTCGACGTCGGCTCCATGGTGGATTTTCGGGCACAGATCGTGGTGGTGAGGAAGTACCTTGCGCTGCTGGCCGGTCAGACGCGCGTCATCCTCTGCTCCGGCAATCACGACCTCGACGAGCGCAATGCGGAGGGCGAGAAGATCGCGCGCTGGATCGCGGAGGTGCGCGAGCTCGGCATTGCCTGCGACGGCGACAGCCTGACCATCGGCGACACATTGTTCACGGTGTGCCCATGGTGGGATGGGCCGCTGGTCAAGCAGCGCATCGCGGAGCAGCTTTTCGCCGCCGCCGCCAACCGGCCGCAGCGATGGATCTGGGCCCATCACGCGCCGCCGGCGGATTCGCCGACGAGCTGGGGCGGCAAGCGCTTCTTCGGCGACGTCGAGCTCGTGCAGTGGATCATGCAATATCAGCCCTCGATGGTGATCTCGGGCCATGTGCATCAGTCGCCATTCATCACGCACGGCTCATGGTTCGACCGGCTGGGTCCGACCTGGGTGTTCAACGCCGGCCTGCAACCCGGGCGGCCGCCGACACATATCGTGCTGGATCTCGATGCAAACCGGGCGTTCTGGCTTGCGGCCGGCGAAGCGCAATGGATCGATCTCAACGCGCCGCTGAAGCGGCCCGCCGCCTATGTCGAGGATCCGCCGGACTGGCTTACATCCTTGGATCGGATTGCCGATCCGAGCCTGGCGAGACCTCAAGTGGCGGCAGGTTGATCATGCTCTGGAGCACTTCGCCGACCATCGCCAGATGCGTGCCGTGGTCGGCATATTGCCGCTTGAGGTCGGCAAGATAGGTGTTGGCCGCGTTGAGCCGCTGCGCCAGCATACGCGCCACCAGCAGCGCCACGTCCGGCTCCTGCTTGAAGAACGAGGCGGCATCCTCGATTTCGTAGATGACCGCATCGGAGCAGGCTCGCACCGTCGCGGTGTGCGGCTGGCCCAGCAGCACGGACATTTCGCCGAGCACCGCACCGGGCTCGGCGATGGTGGCGACCGCCATGTCGCCCTTGATCACTTCGAGCTTGCCTTCCATCAGAACGTAGAGATGACCTGAGGTCCCGCCCTCGGTGATGACGAGCGTGCCGGCCTTGACCTGCCGCTTCGTTCCGCCGGTGCAATAATCCAGAACTGCGCGCATCAACGTCACTCCCGATCCGGCCGAGACTAGGCGCCGAACCGACGGACGTCGAAGCGATAAATGTCGCGGCGCTGCTCAATTCTTCGGCATCGTGGCCGACCCTAAGACTTGATGTTAAAGACTTGGCGCCGGCTCCAGCGGCAGGGCCTGCAGGCCGCCAAAACGGCGTTCACGGCCGTGGAAGGAGGCCAGCGCCTCGGCAAGATCCTGGGCCTCGAATTCGGGCCACATCCGCTCGGTGAAGTGCAGCTCGGCATAGGCGCCTTCCCACAACAGGAAGTCCGACAGCCGTTTCTCGCCCGAGGTGCGGATGATCAGATCCACGTCGCGCAAGGAGGCCTCGCCGGTGACGAGCTGGGAGAACGCCTCGCGGGTGAGGCTCGTCAGCGCGGCCGCCTTCGCCGCGGCGTTGAGGATGGCATCGCGCGCGGAATAGTCGACGGCGATGCGCAAGTGCAGCACGCTGCCATGCGCCGTTGCGTTCTCCGCGCGCGCGATGGCGCTGGCGATGCCGTCCGGCAGGCGGTCGCGGCGGCCGATCACGGTGAGGCGCACGCCGTTCTTCGCCAGGCTCTGCACCTCATTGGCGAGATAGAAGCGCAGCAGCGTCATCAGCGCGGCGACCTCGGCCTTGGGCCTGCGCCAATTGTCGGTCGAGAAGGCATAGAGCGTCAGCGTGCCGATGCCCTGCTTGGGCGCGGCCTCGACGATGCGGCGGATCGCCTCGACGCCCGCCTCATGGCCACGCACGCGCGACAGGCCGCGGCGCGTCGCCCATCGTCCGTTGCCGTCCATGATGATGCCGACATGAAGCTTCTCGGTGTGGGATGCGAGGTCACTTTGCATTGCAAAGTCTCCGGTCAAAAAAGGGGACGATCAGGTCGAGAGGATGCCGAGCCGGCCGCCGAGCGGCGGCGCCTCGCGGCCGGCGGCCTTGGCGGCGTCGCGCACGAGGCGCTCGAGCACGGCGAGATATTCGAGGAAACGGCGGCGCCCGGTCTTGGTCAGGCGGCAGGTGGTGTGCGGACGGTTGCCCTCGTACCCCTTGGTCACCTCGACGAGCCCGGCTTCCTGGAGCACGGCAAGGTGCCGGCTGAGATTGCCGTCGGTGAGGCCGCAAAGCTGCTTCAGATCGGCGAACGCCAGACCTTTGGGATGGGCCATCAGCGAGGTCAGGAGCCCGAGCCTCGCCTTCTCGTGGATCACGCGGTCTAACCCCTCATAGGAGAACGGCGCGCTGTCAGTCTTCGACATCATTGTCTCCGGACGCGAAATACAGAATGGCCGCCATCACCGACTGGCCGATCACGAAGGGCAGGCCCATGGTCCAGGGCGACAGCGTGTGGGTCTGGCTCGCCAACACCACCACCGCGAAGCCCGAGACGAAGTACCAGGCGCCGGCCAGCGCAACGGTGCGCGGCAGCGAGCGGACCGAGGCGAAGATGCCGAGCGACACCAGGATCTGCCACAGGCCCGGCAGCAGCCAGAGCGTCTCGGCCGCGAACTTCCACATCACCACCGCAAGCAGCACACCGGCGATGCCGGCGGGAAGGAACTGCTCGGCCGCCTGATGGATCATGGCATCGGCAAGCCCGGAGTGATGGCGGCGCGAGCGCGCGCGCATCTCGATCCAGATCATCAGCCCGGACAGCGCGGCGGCAATGAACCAGCCGAGGAAGAAAGGAAGCGGCTCGCCGGTGGGATCGCCGAGCAGCCAGAATTGCAGGATCGCGGTGGTCAGCGCGACGGCGCCGGTTGCGGCCATGGTCGCGGGGCCGTAGCCGCGGAACGCGGTGCCCGCGGCGATCTGGCTGCGGATCGCCACGATATCGGCCAGTGCCTTGTCGAGATCGCGCGCCAAAACCTCGCTCCGTTCCCGTTCCCTTGTGATCGCTTGCCCGATTACTTTGTACCGCAAAGTATACCGCATCGCAAAGTCATGGCAAGGCGGAAAGTCATCCGCGGAGCCACGACCCGAACCGACAACTGTCGGTTGCGCGGAATCGCCTCCCGCAGATAAGATGGAGATTCATGGCGTTCCGGGGGCATTGGGATGTTGAAGTCGACTGTCGTTGCGTGCGTGCTGCAAGCACTCGCGATCGGAACTGCAAACGCGGCGGGGCCGTTCGGCTCGGTGAGTACCGGCAACTGGATCGGCGGCGCCTTCACCAATGACGAGACGCGCGCCTTCTCGCACTGTGCCGCGACCGCACCCTATGCCAACGGCGTCAGCCTCGTGGTCGGACAGAACGCGGCCGGCTCCTGGCTTCTGAGCTTCGCCAGTCCCGGCTTTCGCTTCAACAAGGGCGATACCGCGCCGATCGACGTCGTTTTCGATGGCCATGAGCAGGCGCGGCTGTTTGCTACCGCCAATGCACCCAACATGGTCACCGCGATTCTGCCGCTCAGCGTCGCACGCACCTTCCAGAAGGCAAGCCTGATGGTGGTGACGACCAACGGCAGCAAGCCGCTGCAATTCCAGCTAACCTCGACCGCGCCCCTGATCGCTGCGCTCGCCAATTGCGTCACCCGGGTGAAGGCCGACGGGATCGACAAGGCCGGCGATTTCACCAAGATTGCTGCCAAGCCCCCGGCCGCGCCGGACAGACAGGCGCCACCGTCGGGCGGGAAATCCGGCAGGGCCAAGAGCGGCACCGGCTTTGTCGTGAGCGCCAACGGGCACATCGTCACCAACAACCATGTGATCGATGGTTGCGTCGGCGACATCAAGGGCAATCTCACCGGTGAAGCCGCGATGGTCTTGCGCGTCGTGTCGAACGATGCGAACAACGATCTCGCTCTGTTGCAGGCGCCGTCGACGACTGCGTTCAAGGATTTTGCGCGGATCCGCGACCGCTCGATCCGCTCCGGGGATTCCGTCGTCGCGATCGGCTTTCCCTTCCACGGGCTATTGACCTCGGACTTCACCGTGACGACCGGAATCGTCAGCTCGCTGAGCGGCCTGCGCAACGATTCACGTTTCCTGCAGATCAGCGCGGCGGTTCAGCCGGGCAATAGCGGCGGACCCCTGTTCGATACCGCCGGACAGATCGTTGGCGTCGTCACGGCAAAGCTGGACGGATTGCGGATCATCGCGACAACCGGCAACATCCCCGAAAACATCAACTTCGCCATCAAGACCGGCGCGCTACGCGACTTCCTCGACAATTCGGTGGTGCCCTATCAGACCGCGGAGCCCAAGGCCGAGCTCAAGACCACCGACATCGCCGGCAACGCCCGCGCCTACACCATGCTGATCTCCTGCAACGGCACCGAGCAGGCGGACGCGAAGCGGTAGAGTGATGGGCGCACCGGCGGCGCATCCCCCTCCGATGTCGTCCCGGATCGGCGCTCCGCTTCGCTGCGCTTGTCCGGGACGACATTGGTGAGCAAACCGCGAGTTCACCCGTGGCAACACGCGCCCTTCGCCGCCTGCGGCTCGTACTGGTCGCGCAGCCGCACCCAGTCCATCGGATAGGGCAGCCCCTCCTCATGACGACCGAGCGGGGTGAGGTCAAGGTACTGATAGGCGGCATTCATCATGTCGAGGCCGCGCGCAAAGCAGGAATAGGTGTGAAAGATCTCGCCGGCCTCGTTGCGGTAGAACACGCTGATGCCGGGAAGCTCGGGACCATAGAACGGCGTGGTGCCGAAATTGTATTTCGGGACACCCTCGTCGATCTGCTCACGCGTGAACGTGACCTCGTAATCGTAGTTGAAGTCGTTGTCGCCGGAGGAGACCCAGTCGAAGGTCCAGCCCATCCGCCTCTTGAAGGCCTCGAGCTTGGCCACCGGCGCCAGCGAGACCGCGACCATGCTGGTGTCGCGCGCGGCGAGGTGCGGCACCATCCGCTCGTATCCGTCGGCCCAGAATGAGCAGCTCTTGCAGGCGGCGTCCCAGTCGGGCGCGAACATCACGTGCTGCACCACGAGCTGCGGACGGCCCTTGAAGAGGTCGCCGAGCGTGACCTTGCCGTTCGGTCCGTCGAAGACGTAGTTCTTGTCGACCTTGACCCAGGGAAGCTGGCGGCGCTCGTCGGCGAGCCGCTCGCGCGCCCGCGTAAACTCCTTCTCATGCGCCAGATGGGCCTTGCGGGCTGCGATCCATTGCTCGCGCGAGACGATCTGATGTTGTTGCATGGTATCCTCCTTTGACAGGAATCAGGCGACGAAGGCGTCGAGCTTGTCCAGGGACGAGTTCCAGCCGTGCAGATGGTTGTCGCGCGCGGTTTCGTCGAAGAACTGGCCGTGATGGAAGATCATCAACGTGCCGGCGCTGTCCGGCTTCAGCGTGATCGTCACCAGCGATTCGCGTTCCGGCGTCGAATGCCAGGCCCAGGTGAAGACCAGGCGCTCATTCGGCACCACCTCGCGATAGGTCCCGCCGGCCTCGAAATATTCGCCGTCGTCGCGGGTGAAGCTGATCCGGTAGCGGCCGCCGGCACGGACATCGAGCTCGGCGTGCAGCGTGGCGGGCTTCATGTTTGGCGGCCCGAACCATCGCACTAGCTGCTCGGCTTGCGTCCAGGCGGCGTAGACCTTTTCCGGCCGCGCGCGGAGCCGGCGCGTGAGCGTGAGGCTTGGACGTTCTGCGGCGCGGGGATCGGCATTGACGGCGACGTTGACCATGGGTCTTCCTCCACAAAGGCGGCAAGGCGATCGAGATTGTCGGACCAGAACTGCGCATAGCGATTGAGCCAGTTCATCGCCTGCTCCATCGGCTTCGCGGTGAGCCGGCAAGAGACCGTGCGACCGCTCTTCTCCCGCACGATCAATCCCGCATCCGACAACACATCGAGATGCTTCATGATCGCCGGCAGCGAGATCGGAAACGGCGCGGCCAGCTCGCTCACCGACAGGCTGTCCCGTTCGCCGAGGCGTGCCAGCAGCGCGCGCCGCGTCGGATCGGACAATGCCGCAAAGGTGCGGTCCAGCCTCTCGTCGTTATACTTAACCATGTGGTTTAGTATAGGCGCGCACGAACGGACGTCAAGCCGGAACTCACGCACGGCGGCTTGCACGACTACGTGATCGGGCGATCAGGGTGCGGAACGATCAAGCTGAAGAAGCGGGGGCTAGTACGGTGCGACCGGCCGCGTGCGGCGACGCGGCTGCGGTTGAGGCAACGGCTGGGGCACCTGGCCATAGGCCACAAACGGGTTGGGACCGCAATACAACAGCCGGCCGGACACGCTGGCCTGACATTGCTCGTAGGTGCTGTAGGCGCATTCGCCGGGATAGTCGAACTCCCCGCCCTGCGCACACCAGGGATAGTCGCGCGCCGCAGCGGGGGCGATGTCGAGAAAGCCGGCGAGGACCGCCGCGCCCAGCGTCAGCAGCGCCAGTTGTGTCTTGCGCATGATCCCAACTCCTCTGTTCGCAGCGCGAGATGCAGCGCCTCAATGGTCAGGTCTCGGCGGACCGTTTTATTCCGGATCGACCGGACAAGGCACCAGGAAAAAAGCCCTGCCATACGGCAGGGCTCCATTCCTGGCCGCCTCCAGCGATCACAACACCGCTACTCCACCTTCAGGCCGGCGAACTCGACCACCCTCTTCCACTTGTCGGTCTCGGCCTTGATGTCGTCGCCGAACTTTTCCGGCGTCTGGATCAGCGGATCACCGCCGAGCTCGACCAAGCGCTTCTTCATGTCGGGCTCGGCGAGGATCGTGTTGATCTCGCCGTTGAGCTTGGCGATCAGCTCCTTGGGCGTGTTCTTCGGCGCACCCATGCCGAACAGTGCGCTCGCCTCATAACCCTTCACGGTCTCCGCGACCGCCTGCACGTCGGGCAGCAGCGGGGAACGCTCCGTCGTGGTTACACCGATTGCGCGAAGCGAGCCGGAGCGGATGTGCTGGATGATCGAGGGCATGTTGTCGAAGATCACCTGCACCTGGCCGCCGAGCATGTCCGTGATAGCGGGCGCCGCGCCGCGATAGGGCACGTGCTGCATCTTGCAGCCGGTCATCGCCATGAACATCTCGCCGGACAGATGCACCGAGGTGCCGTTGCCCGAGGAGGCCATGTTCACCTTGCCGGGATTGGCCTTCACATATTCGATGAACTCGGCGACGTTCTTCGCCGGCACGTCCTTGTTGACGGTCATCACGTTCGGCACGCGCTGGAACGAGGCGACCGGCGCGATGTCGCTCACGAAATTGAACTTGAGATTGGCATAGAGCGAGCTGTTGATGTAGTTGGCCGGATTGACCAGCAGCACGGTGTAACCGTCGGGCTCGGCATTGATGACGGATTCGGTGCCGATGTTGTTGCCGGCGCCCGGCTTGTTCTCGATCACGAACTGCTGGCCGAGCTTTTCCGACAGCCGCTGGCCGATCAGCCGCGCCAGGATGTCGGTGGCTCCGCCCGGCGGATAACCGACCACCCATTTCACCGGCCGTGCCGGATAATCGGCGGCAAGCGCCCTCGACAGCGGGGTGGCTGCAAGCGGACTGGCTGCGAGCAGGCCCAGCGCGGTACGGCGTGTGATCATCTCAAGGTCTCTCCCGACTTGTTGTTCTTGAAAGCGTCATCATCTTGAAAGCAGCTCGGGCGGCGTTGTAACAAAGCTTGCCGCATGCGAAAAGTGCGCGCGGCGCGCCGCGACGAAAGAATAAGGCAGAGGATAGGACATGCCGGTCAAGGTCGAGGCCCTCGATCACCTCGTGATCAATGTCGCGGATGTTGCACGCACCGCCGAGTGGTATCGCAAGATCCTCGGCATGGAAGTCAAGGTCTTCGACCCCGGCGGCGGCAAAGCGCCGCGGACTTCTCTTCAATTCGGTAACCAGAAGATCAACGTCCGGCCGCGCGATGCCGACAAGGTGGAATGGTTCACCGCGGACCAGGCGACGCCGGGCAGCGAGGATTTGTGCTTTCTCACCTCCGTCACACCCGACGAGGTGGTGGCGCACTTAAAGGCCAACGGTGTCGCAATCGAGGAAGGCCCGGTTCCCAAGCAGGGCGCCCGCGGCACGCTGCGCTCGGTCTATTGCCGCGATCCGGACGGTAGCCTGATCGAGATTTCGTCGTACGAAAAATAACGCGCTAGAGTCCCGCCACCGCCCCCAGGGGCCGTCATTGCGAGCGAAGCGAGGCAATCCAGACTGCCTTCGCGGCGAGATTCTGGATTGCTTCGGCGCAAGGGCTCCTCGCAATGACGACGGTGAGCGCTCGCGAATTGATCGACGCTCGATCCAGTGGCAGAAAGACTTCCGACAACAAAAGCAGCCGCAAGACAGGCCGCACGGGAGGACACATGCCGAAGTCGCAAGCCGCAGCCGGGGTAGTGGGTCCATTTGCGGGCCTCGACGTGCCCTGGCTGCTCGGGATGCGCGCCGAGGTGCGCCGCGACCATCCGTTCCTGATCTGGGCGCCGTTCGATGCGCCGGCGCGGCACTGGAGCTATGGCGAATTTCACGAGCGGGTCGGCGCTCTCGCGGCCGGGCTTGCCCGGCGCGGCGTGAAGCCGGGCGAATATGTGCTGATCCATCTGGACAATTGCATCGAGGCGATGCTCGCCTGGTTTGCCTGCGTCGAGCTCGGCGCGATCGCGGTGACGACCAACACCCGTTCGGCCCCGGCCGAGATGGAATATTTCGCCGATCATTGCGGCGCGGTCGCCGCGATCACGCAGCCGGCCTACGCAGAGATCGTCGCAAGACACTGCCGCAGCCTGCGCTGGACGGCGGTGACCTCGCATGATGCCGGCGCGGCGCCCGCGCACGCCATCGCTCGCAGCGACAGCTTCGAGGCGCTGTTTGCCGACAGTGCCGACCGTCCCAAGCGCGCCACCGATCCGCTGGCGCCGTGCAGCGTGCAATACACCTCGGGCACGACGTCGCGCCCGAAGGCGGTGCTCTGGACCCACGCCAACGCGCTGTGGGGCGCCAAGATCAACGCCGCGCATGAAGACCTGCACGAAGGCGACGTGCACCAGACCTACCTGCCGCTGTTTCACACCAATGCGCTGGCCTATTCGATGCTGGCAACACTCTGGGTCGGCGGCTCCTGCGTGATCCAGCCGCGCTTCTCGGCGAGCCGGTTCTGGCGCGTCGCGCGCGAGCACGGCTCGACCTGGACCTCGACGATCCCGTTCTGCATGAAGGCGCTGCTCGAGCACGAAATCCCGCGGAATCACAAATTCCGCCTGTGGGGCACCGCGGTCAACGAGCCGCCGGCCTTCGCTGCCTTCGGCGTCAAGATCATCGGCTGGTGGGGCATGAC
The DNA window shown above is from Bradyrhizobium sp. CB1650 and carries:
- a CDS encoding metallophosphoesterase; amino-acid sequence: MRCLVVADLHYSLPQFDWLVSAAPHFDLIILAGDALDVGSMVDFRAQIVVVRKYLALLAGQTRVILCSGNHDLDERNAEGEKIARWIAEVRELGIACDGDSLTIGDTLFTVCPWWDGPLVKQRIAEQLFAAAANRPQRWIWAHHAPPADSPTSWGGKRFFGDVELVQWIMQYQPSMVISGHVHQSPFITHGSWFDRLGPTWVFNAGLQPGRPPTHIVLDLDANRAFWLAAGEAQWIDLNAPLKRPAAYVEDPPDWLTSLDRIADPSLARPQVAAG
- a CDS encoding cyclic nucleotide-binding domain-containing protein; translation: MRAVLDYCTGGTKRQVKAGTLVITEGGTSGHLYVLMEGKLEVIKGDMAVATIAEPGAVLGEMSVLLGQPHTATVRACSDAVIYEIEDAASFFKQEPDVALLVARMLAQRLNAANTYLADLKRQYADHGTHLAMVGEVLQSMINLPPLEVSPGSDRQSDPRM
- a CDS encoding di-trans,poly-cis-decaprenylcistransferase, giving the protein MQSDLASHTEKLHVGIIMDGNGRWATRRGLSRVRGHEAGVEAIRRIVEAAPKQGIGTLTLYAFSTDNWRRPKAEVAALMTLLRFYLANEVQSLAKNGVRLTVIGRRDRLPDGIASAIARAENATAHGSVLHLRIAVDYSARDAILNAAAKAAALTSLTREAFSQLVTGEASLRDVDLIIRTSGEKRLSDFLLWEGAYAELHFTERMWPEFEAQDLAEALASFHGRERRFGGLQALPLEPAPSL
- a CDS encoding transcriptional regulator yields the protein MSKTDSAPFSYEGLDRVIHEKARLGLLTSLMAHPKGLAFADLKQLCGLTDGNLSRHLAVLQEAGLVEVTKGYEGNRPHTTCRLTKTGRRRFLEYLAVLERLVRDAAKAAGREAPPLGGRLGILST
- a CDS encoding trypsin-like peptidase domain-containing protein; protein product: MLKSTVVACVLQALAIGTANAAGPFGSVSTGNWIGGAFTNDETRAFSHCAATAPYANGVSLVVGQNAAGSWLLSFASPGFRFNKGDTAPIDVVFDGHEQARLFATANAPNMVTAILPLSVARTFQKASLMVVTTNGSKPLQFQLTSTAPLIAALANCVTRVKADGIDKAGDFTKIAAKPPAAPDRQAPPSGGKSGRAKSGTGFVVSANGHIVTNNHVIDGCVGDIKGNLTGEAAMVLRVVSNDANNDLALLQAPSTTAFKDFARIRDRSIRSGDSVVAIGFPFHGLLTSDFTVTTGIVSSLSGLRNDSRFLQISAAVQPGNSGGPLFDTAGQIVGVVTAKLDGLRIIATTGNIPENINFAIKTGALRDFLDNSVVPYQTAEPKAELKTTDIAGNARAYTMLISCNGTEQADAKR
- a CDS encoding thioredoxin family protein, which produces MQQHQIVSREQWIAARKAHLAHEKEFTRARERLADERRQLPWVKVDKNYVFDGPNGKVTLGDLFKGRPQLVVQHVMFAPDWDAACKSCSFWADGYERMVPHLAARDTSMVAVSLAPVAKLEAFKRRMGWTFDWVSSGDNDFNYDYEVTFTREQIDEGVPKYNFGTTPFYGPELPGISVFYRNEAGEIFHTYSCFARGLDMMNAAYQYLDLTPLGRHEEGLPYPMDWVRLRDQYEPQAAKGACCHG
- a CDS encoding SRPBCC domain-containing protein, encoding MRWFGPPNMKPATLHAELDVRAGGRYRISFTRDDGEYFEAGGTYREVVPNERLVFTWAWHSTPERESLVTITLKPDSAGTLMIFHHGQFFDETARDNHLHGWNSSLDKLDAFVA
- a CDS encoding metalloregulator ArsR/SmtB family transcription factor, giving the protein MVKYNDERLDRTFAALSDPTRRALLARLGERDSLSVSELAAPFPISLPAIMKHLDVLSDAGLIVREKSGRTVSCRLTAKPMEQAMNWLNRYAQFWSDNLDRLAAFVEEDPWSTSPSMPIPAPQNVQASRSRAGSARGRKRSTPPGRKPSS
- a CDS encoding DUF3551 domain-containing protein → MRKTQLALLTLGAAVLAGFLDIAPAAARDYPWCAQGGEFDYPGECAYSTYEQCQASVSGRLLYCGPNPFVAYGQVPQPLPQPQPRRRTRPVAPY
- a CDS encoding tripartite tricarboxylate transporter substrate binding protein, which translates into the protein MITRRTALGLLAASPLAATPLSRALAADYPARPVKWVVGYPPGGATDILARLIGQRLSEKLGQQFVIENKPGAGNNIGTESVINAEPDGYTVLLVNPANYINSSLYANLKFNFVSDIAPVASFQRVPNVMTVNKDVPAKNVAEFIEYVKANPGKVNMASSGNGTSVHLSGEMFMAMTGCKMQHVPYRGAAPAITDMLGGQVQVIFDNMPSIIQHIRSGSLRAIGVTTTERSPLLPDVQAVAETVKGYEASALFGMGAPKNTPKELIAKLNGEINTILAEPDMKKRLVELGGDPLIQTPEKFGDDIKAETDKWKRVVEFAGLKVE
- a CDS encoding VOC family protein, with translation MPVKVEALDHLVINVADVARTAEWYRKILGMEVKVFDPGGGKAPRTSLQFGNQKINVRPRDADKVEWFTADQATPGSEDLCFLTSVTPDEVVAHLKANGVAIEEGPVPKQGARGTLRSVYCRDPDGSLIEISSYEK
- a CDS encoding AMP-binding protein, giving the protein MPKSQAAAGVVGPFAGLDVPWLLGMRAEVRRDHPFLIWAPFDAPARHWSYGEFHERVGALAAGLARRGVKPGEYVLIHLDNCIEAMLAWFACVELGAIAVTTNTRSAPAEMEYFADHCGAVAAITQPAYAEIVARHCRSLRWTAVTSHDAGAAPAHAIARSDSFEALFADSADRPKRATDPLAPCSVQYTSGTTSRPKAVLWTHANALWGAKINAAHEDLHEGDVHQTYLPLFHTNALAYSMLATLWVGGSCVIQPRFSASRFWRVAREHGSTWTSTIPFCMKALLEHEIPRNHKFRLWGTAVNEPPAFAAFGVKIIGWWGMTETITHGIIGEVDQPNIPMSIGRAAGEYQIRITDDDDGRPTEVGATGNLSIKGIPGLSLFAEYLHNEKATRESFDEHGFFVTGDRVVRLENGYIRFGDRAKDMLKVGAENVAASEIEQVIAVVPGVREAAVVAKSHPMLDEVPVAFVIPQGGVTGAPPDLQDRIMAACRAGLADFKLPREIRLVDDMPRSTLEKVAKAELRKLVG